A window from Citrus sinensis cultivar Valencia sweet orange chromosome 5, DVS_A1.0, whole genome shotgun sequence encodes these proteins:
- the LOC102620431 gene encoding 2-methylpropanoate--CoA ligase CCL4-like: MELLLPNHANSTPLTTLGFLERAATAYSDCPSILYNNTTYTWSETHRRCLQVASSLSSVGIQRGHVVSVVAPNVPSMYELQFGVPMSGAILNNINTRLDAHNLSVLLQHSESKLVFVDHLHSSLVLEALSLFPRDTKRPHLVLVDDDAAASSTTTTSPTVTVDFIDTYEGFVEEGDPKYKWVQPRSEWDPMVLNYTSGTTSSPKGVVHSHRGIFILTANALIDWAVPKQPVYLWTLPMFHANGWGYTWGMAAVGATNICLRRFDASTISDLIQKHNVTHMCGAPVVLNMISNSPDFEPLKTPVQILTAGAPPPAPVLSRTESMGFVVSHGYGLTETAGLVVSCAWKPEWDKLPLEERARLKARQGVKTVGLTEVGVVNPETGESVKRDGVSLGEVVLRGGCVTVGYFKDKESTRRCISDNGWFYTGDIAVMHADGYVEIKDRSKDVIISGGENICSAEVESVLYSNTAVNEAAVVARPDKFWGETPCAFVSLKRDQGLTEKPTEKEIIEYCRARLPRYMVPRKVVFSEELPKTSTGKIQKYLLREIAKSMS, translated from the coding sequence ATGGAATTATTGTTGCCAAATCATGCAAATTCAACGCCTCTCACCACATTAGGCTTCTTGGAAAGAGCTGCTACTGCCTACTCTGACTGCCCTTCCATTCTCTACAACAACACTACCTACACTTGGTCTGAGACCCACCGCCGATGCCTCCAGGTGGCTTCATCTCTGTCGTCCGTAGGCATCCAGCGGGGCCACGTCGTCTCCGTCGTGGCCCCCAACGTTCCTTCCATGTACGAGCTTCAGTTTGGAGTTCCCATGTCAGGTGCAATTCTTAACAACATCAACACACGCTTGGACGCTCACAATCTTTCCGTACTCCTGCAACACAGCGAATCAAAGCTCGTTTTCGTCGATCATCTCCATAGCTCTCTTGTCCTTGAAGctctttctttgtttccaCGTGACACCAAAAGGCCACACCTCGTCCTCGTTGATGACGATGCAGCTGCGTCAAGTACTACTACGACATCACCCACGGTTACGGTTGACTTTATCGATACTTACGAGGGTTTTGTCGAAGAAGGAGATCCAAAGTACAAGTGGGTCCAGCCCAGAAGTGAATGGGACCCTATGGTGCTGAACTACACGTCAGGCACAACATCATCTCCAAAAGGAGTTGTCCACAGCCATAGAGGGATCTTCATCCTCACCGCTAACGCTTTGATCGATTGGGCTGTTCCGAAGCAGCCGGTTTATTTGTGGACCCTGCCTATGTTCCATGCAAACGGGTGGGGCTACACTTGGGGCATGGCTGCTGTTGGTGCCACCAACATTTGTCTACGTAGATTTGATGCATCAACGATTAGTGATCTGATCCAAAAACACAACGTGACTCACATGTGCGGAGCCCCTGTTGTGCTCAACATGATATCAAACTCTCCGGATTTCGAACCGCTGAAAACCCCGGTTCAAATCCTAACGGCCGGGGCCCCACCGCCAGCACCGGTTCTCTCCCGAACCGAGTCAATGGGTTTTGTAGTGAGTCACGGGTACGGGTTAACGGAAACGGCCGGACTGGTGGTGTCATGTGCATGGAAACCTGAATGGGATAAGCTACCTCTTGAAGAGAGAGCAAGACTGAAGGCAAGGCAAGGAGTGAAGACCGTAGGGTTAACGGAAGTTGGCGTGGTGAATCCTGAGACGGGAGAGAGCGTAAAACGCGACGGCGTCAGTCTTGGCGAAGTCGTTTTGAGAGGTGGGTGTGTGACGGTTGGCTACTTTAAAGACAAAGAATCCACGAGAAGATGCATAAGCGACAACGGATGGTTTTACACGGGAGATATAGCGGTGATGCATGCGGATGGTTATGTGGAGATAAAAGATCGCTCAAAGGACGTGATAATAAGCGGAGGAGAAAATATATGCAGTGCTGAGGTGGAGTCAGTGTTGTATTCGAACACGGCGGTCAACGAGGCCGCGGTGGTGGCTCGGCCGGACAAGTTCTGGGGGGAGACGCCGTGTGCATTTGTGAGTTTGAAGAGGGATCAAGGGTTGACCGAGAAGCCTACGGAGAAGGAGATAATAGAGTATTGCAGGGCTCGGCTGCCGAGGTACATGGTGCCTCGAAAAGTTGTTTTCTCGGAAGAGCTTCCGAAGACTTCAACGGGGAAAATTCAGAAGTATCTGCTTAGAGAAATCGCCAAGTCTATGAGTTGA
- the LOC102620704 gene encoding uncharacterized protein LOC102620704: MAGSGSSMLYSFLMFIVILSLQQMYRGKLASTELFTILGGFISSLIFLVSLTFIGNFQETSGMKTGWGAVIVAELIALIAASTVHRVCITTCFLFSAGLLYEVNKLSGMMIARSESKTKRH, translated from the exons ATGGCTGGGTCTGGGAGTTCGATGCTCTATTCATTTCTTATGTTTATTGTCATCCTCTCTCTTCAACAAATGTATAGAGGGAAGCTGGCATCAACGGAGTTGTTTACGATTCTTGGAGGCTTCATCAGCTCACTCATATTCCTTGTGTCACTGACG TTCATTGGAAATTTTCAGGAAACAAGTGGTATGAAGACTGGATGGGGTGCTG TTATAGTGGCGGAACTGATTGCTCTGATTGCTGCTAGCACTGTTCATCGAGTCTGCATTACAACATG TTTCTTGTTCTCAGCTGGACTGCTGTACGAGGTCAACAAGCTTTCAGGGATGATGATTGCCAGAAGTGAATCCAAAACAAAAAGGCATTGA
- the LOC112497749 gene encoding uncharacterized protein LOC112497749, whose amino-acid sequence MEPPECPVCLQSYDGECTIPRVLTCGHTACESCLLNLPQKFPLTIRCPACTVLVKYPPQGPTFLPKNIDLLRLIDPASPKPLKNPKNFENVLEFDFIPRTWSNEFYTFWKQYVLPKDSVLFEAKAEEDCGFRFGCLRENQSQRVSVVKLGSLCDDDDSVFKYSYLMRVMNCLSGMIVEVRDQLDLILRTASRQIKCCRVLGLWGDMEDGFLCLVCERLNEIERLDFLRNGDGLCNDGLSSFAMMGMELCEALISLNKQGFTAGCLGFSCFSFDNFGNLYVDLNDILVMGRRVTKSVAKVGCVGSRICDKEVGLFLSDFLESNVFFSPEVLYELFKKEGIWVECEESEFSVGYGSDVWPVACILLSLLIGEQFTKELIDYIRCVSTKASDDNIACLGMYMAWMEKVTYLLENKFGSEFVSLQLMFCQCLNFDPGCRPLLTNVWKCIRELIIKPEFDKMIRFAGPVNLENENHCLVLGELSCLPKERLETEDKDELLGAENSDGADIDQARAAGGVKDLVNGLSKGNVKFKDLQGHRDCVTGLAVGGGFLFSSSFDKSIHVWSLKDFSHVHTFKGHDHKVMAVVYVDEDQPLCISGDSGGGIFVWSFSFPLGHEPLKKWNEEKDWRYSGIHALTTSGRYLYTGSGDRTIKAWSLLDGTLSCTMSGHKSAVSTLAVCNGVLYSGSRDGTIRLWSLSDHSLLTVLEEDSSGAVSSVLSLTAVQHTLVVSHESGSIKVWRNDKFMKSMQTHKGSVFAVFLEGKWLFTGGWDKTVSVQELAGDEFEEDVIPTGAIPCGSVITALLYWQGKLFVGCADRTVKVYYYGK is encoded by the exons ATGGAACCGCCCGAGTGTCCGGTTTGTCTACAATCCTACGACGGGGAGTGCACTATTCCGCGGGTGCTCACCTGCGGCCACACGGCCTGCGAGTCCTGCCTTTTGAACCTACCTCAAAAGTTCCCGCTCACAATTCGCTGCCCCGCGTGTACTGTACTCGTCAAGTATCCACCGCAGGGCCCCACCTTTCTCCCCAAAAACATCGACCTTCTCCGTCTCATCGACCCCGCTTCTCCAAAACCCCTTAAAAATCCGAAGAATTTCGAAAATGTCCTAGAATTTGATTTCATTCCTCGTACTTGGTCGAATGAGTTTTACACGTTTTGGAAGCAGTACGTTCTCCCAAAGGACTCCGTTTTGTTTGAAGCGAAGGCTGAAGAAGATTGTGGTTTTCGTTTTGGTTGTTTAAGGGAAAATCAAAGTCAAAGGGTGAGTGTTGTTAAGCTAGGTTCTTTgtgtgatgatgatgattctgTGTTTAAGTATAGTTATTTAATGAGAGTTATGAATTGTTTGAGTGGAATGATAGTGGAAGTGAGAGATCAGttggatttgattttgagaactGCTTCGAGACAGATTAAATGTTGTAGAGTTTTGGGCTTGTGGGGTGATATGGAAGATGGGTTTTTGTGTTTAGTGTGTGAGAGACTGAATGAGATAGAAAGGCTggattttttaagaaatggAGATGGTTTGTGTAATGATGGATTGTCTAGTTTTGCGATGATGGGGATGGAACTATGTGAAGCATTGATCAGTTTGAATAAGCAAGGGTTCACTGCTGGTTGCTTAGGTTTTTCTTGCTTtagttttgataattttgggAATTTGTATGTTGATTTGAATGACATTTTAGTGATGGGAAGGAGGGTAACTAAAAGTGTTGCCAAAGTTGGTTGTGTTGGAAGCAGGATTTGTGATAAAGAAGTGGGACTTTTCTTGAGTGATTTTTTGGAAAGCAATGTGTTTTTCAGTCCAGAGGTGTTGTATGAGTTGTTCAAGAAAGAGGGAATTTGGGTGGAATGTGAGGAGTCTGAATTTTCAGTTGGGTATGGCTCAGATGTTTGGCCAGTAGCTTGTATCTTGCTTTCACTTCTTATTGGTGAACAGTTTACTAAAGAGCTGATTGACTATATACGCTGTGTTAGCACAAAAGCAAGTGATGATAATATAGCTTGTTTGGGGATGTACATGGCTTGGATGGAGAAAGTAACTTATTTGttggaaaataaatttggttcGGAGTTTGTGTCTTTGCAGCTGATGTTCTGTCAATGTTTAAACTTTGATCCAGGCTGTCGTCCACTTTTGACCAATGTGTGGAAGTGCATTAGGGAGCTGATTATTAAACctgaatttgataaaatgatCCGATTTGCTGGGCCGGTTAATTTGGAGAATGAAAATCATTGTTTGGTTCTTGGAGAATTGAGTTGtttgcccaaggaaagattaGAAACTGAGGACAAAGATGAGTTGTTAGGAGCAGAAAACAGTGATGGAGCTGATATTGATCAAGCTAGGGCAGCAGGGGGTGTCAAAGATTTAGTTAACGGTCTCTCAAAGGGAAATGTCAAGTTTAAGGACTTGCAGGGTCACCGTGATTGTGTTACTGGATTAGCCGTTGGAG GAGGCTTCTTGTTTAGCTCCTCATTTGATAAATCAATCCATGTATGGTCATTGAAG GACTTTTCTCATGTACATACATTTAAAGGTCATGATCATAAAGTCATGGCTGTGGTTTATGTGGATGAAGACCAACCATTATGCATAAGTGGGGATAGTGGAGGTGGTATATTTGTATGGAGCTTTAGTTTCCCACTTGGACATGAACCATTGAAGAAATGGAATGAAGAGAAGGATTGGCGATATAGTGGTATCCATGCTTTGACCACTTCAGGAAGATATCTCTATACAGGCAGTGGAGATAGGACAATTAAGGCATGGTCACTGCTG GATGGTACGCTATCATGCACAATGAGTGGTCATAAATCAGCAGTTTCGACCCTAGCAGTATGTAATGGGGTGCTTTATAGTGGGAGTCGGGATGGAACCATACGATTGTGGAGTCTAAGTGACCATAGTCTTTTGACGGTATTGGAGGAAGATAGCTCAGGAGCTGTGTCCTCTGTCTTGTCCCTTACTGCAGTCCAGCATACTCTAGTTGTATCTCATGAAAGTGGATCTATAAAG GTCTGGAGGAATGATAAGTTTATGAAGTCCATGCAAACACACAAGGGTTCTGTCTTTGCTGTTTTCTTGGAGGGCAAATGGCTGTTTACAGGAGGTTGGGACAAAACCGTCAGTGTGCAG GAACTAGCAGGAGATGAGTTTGAAGAAGATGTAATACCTACTGGTGCAATCCCTTGTGGTTCTGTCATTACAGCTTTATTATATTGGCAAGGAAAGCTTTTTGTCGGATGTGCTGACAGGACTGTTAAG GTATATTATTATGGGAAGTGA